The following coding sequences are from one Lolium rigidum isolate FL_2022 chromosome 6, APGP_CSIRO_Lrig_0.1, whole genome shotgun sequence window:
- the LOC124660730 gene encoding calcium-dependent protein kinase 2, whose translation MGNCCPGSGDAEPAPDASASSDPSTRRSAASIKAGASPSSAPAQNKPPAPLGPVLGRPMEDVRSIYTIGKELGRGQFGVTSLCTHKATGEKFACKTIAKRKLSTKEDVEDVRREVQIMYHLAGQPNVVELKGAYEDKQSVHLVMELCAGGELFDRIIGKGKYTERAAASLLRTIVEIIHTCHSLGVIHRDLKPENFLLLSKEEDATLKATDFGLSVFFKQGEVFKDIVGSAYYIAPEVLKRSYGPEADIWSVGVILYILLCGVPPFWAESEHGIFNSILRGQVDFTSDPWPRISSGAKDLVRKMLNSDPKKRISAYDVLNHPWIKEDGEAPDTPLDNAVMNRLKQFRAMNQFKKAALRVIAGCLSEEEIRGLKEMFKSMDADNSGTITVDELRRGLSKEGTKLTEAEVEQLMEAADADGNGTIDYEEFITATMHMNRMDREEHLYTAFQYFDKDNSGCISKEELEQALREKGLLDGRDIKDIIAEVDADNDGRIDYSEFAAMMRKGNPEIPKKRRDVVL comes from the exons ATGGGTAACTGCTGCCCGGGTTCTGGGGATGCGGAGCCCGCCCCCgacgcctccgcttcctccgacCCATCCACCCGCCGCTCCGCCGCGTCCATCAAGGCCGGCGCCTCCCCCTCCTCGGCGCCCGCGCAGAACAAGCCGCCGGCCCCCCTCGGCCCCGTGCTCGGCCGCCCCATGGAGGACGTGCGCAGCATCTACACCATCGGCAAGGAGCTCGGCCGCGGCCAGTTCGGCGTGACCAGCCTCTGcacgcacaaggccacgggcgagAAGTTCGCGTGCAAGACCATCGCCAAGCGGAAGCTGTCCACCAAGGAGGACGTGGAGGACGTGCGGCGCGAGGTGCAGATCATGTACCACCTCGCCGGCCAGCCCAACGTGGTGGAGCTCAAGGGCGCCTACGAGGACAAGCAGTCCGTGCACCTCGTCATGGAGCTCTGCGCCGGCGGGGAGCTCTTCGACCGGATCATCGGCAAGGGCAAGTACACGGAGCGCGCCGCCGCGTCGCTGCTCCGCACCATCGTCGAGATCATCCACACATGCCACTCCCTCGGCGTCATCCACCGGGACCTCAAGCCCGAGAACTTCCTCCTACTCagcaaggaggaggacgccacgCTCAAGGCCACCGACTTCGGGCTCTCCGTCTTCTTCAAGCAAGGGGAGGTGTTCAAGGACATCGTCGGCAGCGCCTACTACATCGCGCCGGAGGTACTGAAGCGGAGCTACGGGCCCGAGGCGGACATCTGGAGCGTCGGAGTCATCCTGTACATCCTTCTCTGCGGCGTTCCTCCCTTCTGGGCCG AATCGGAGCACGGCATCTTCAATTCCATCCTACGGGGACAGGTGGACTTCACCAGCGACCCGTGGCCGCGCATCTCGTCCGGCGCCAAGGACCTCGTCAGGAAGATGCTCAACTCTGACCCCAAGAAGAGAATTTCTGCCTACGATGTCCTCA ACCATCCTTGGATCAAGGAAGACGGCGAGGCGCCCGACACACCGCTGGACAACGCTGTCATGAACAGGCTCAAGCAGTTCAGGGCTATGAACCAGTTCAAGAAAGCAGCGCTAAGG GTCATCGCCGGGTGCCTGTCGGAGGAAGAGATCAGGGGCCTGAAGGAGATGTTCAAGAGCATGGACGCCGACAACAGCGGGACGATCACCGtggacgagctccggcgaggtcTGTCCAAGGAGGGGACCAAGCTCACGGAGGCCGAAGTGGAGCAGCTCATGGAAGCC GCCGATGCGGACGGGAACGGCACGATCGACTACGAGGAGTTCATCACGGCGACGATGCACATGAACAGGATGGACAGGGAAGAGCACCTCTACACCGCGTTCCAGTACTTCGACAAGGACAACAGCGG TTGCATTTCcaaggaggagctcgagcaggcgCTGCGGGAGAAGGGACTCCTGGACGGCAGAGACATCAAGGACATCATAGCCGAGGTCGACGCCGACAAC GACGGGAGGATCGACTACAGCGAGTTCGCGGCGATGATGAGGAAAGGGAACCCGGAGATCCCCAAGAAGCGACGCGACGTCGTGCTATAG